In a single window of the Candidatus Tisiphia endosymbiont of Nemotelus nigrinus genome:
- a CDS encoding IS5 family transposase, producing the protein MNYHIKIREWQQIIEILRKRKDIKTRNEDKLRRFIEAIWYITRSGCQWRLLPSVYGSWRAVHMRFKTWSNKGIWTDLFEQVQANPDMESTMIDATIVRAHACSAGYKKDSQDQEALGRSKGGFTTKIHALVDALGNPLKFILTAGQRHDITQANSLVKDIKNTMLLADKAYDSNAFIEQLEEQNCIAVIPSKKNRKQQREYDKHIYKERHSIECFFGKIKHFRRIFSRFDKTATAFLSFLQFVGAFIWLR; encoded by the coding sequence ATGAATTATCATATAAAAATCAGAGAATGGCAACAAATTATTGAAATATTAAGAAAAAGAAAAGATATAAAAACAAGAAATGAGGATAAGCTTAGACGATTTATTGAAGCAATATGGTACATAACACGTTCAGGATGCCAATGGCGGTTGTTACCGAGTGTTTATGGTTCATGGCGAGCAGTGCATATGAGGTTTAAAACTTGGTCTAATAAAGGAATATGGACCGATTTGTTTGAGCAAGTACAAGCTAATCCTGACATGGAATCAACAATGATTGACGCTACTATAGTTCGTGCCCATGCATGCTCAGCAGGTTATAAAAAAGATAGCCAAGATCAAGAAGCTTTAGGGCGTAGTAAAGGAGGTTTTACTACTAAAATCCATGCCTTAGTTGACGCTCTTGGTAATCCTTTAAAGTTTATTTTAACTGCAGGTCAAAGACATGACATTACACAAGCCAACTCATTGGTTAAAGATATTAAAAATACTATGCTCCTTGCCGATAAGGCATATGATAGCAATGCTTTTATTGAGCAGCTTGAAGAGCAAAATTGTATAGCTGTTATTCCATCAAAAAAGAACCGAAAACAGCAAAGGGAGTACGATAAACATATCTATAAAGAACGTCATTCGATCGAATGTTTTTTTGGTAAAATTAAACATTTTAGACGAATTTTTTCGAGATTTGATAAAACTGCTACTGCTTTCTTGTCTTTTTTGCAATTTGTTGGAGCT
- a CDS encoding acyl-[ACP]--phospholipid O-acyltransferase — MPSNRLYLFRDTRFLPIFIVQFCGCLNDSILKNALIILIIYKLSSQLIGSTQLLVLAANTIFVLPFVIFASIAGQIADRYERSALVKIIKLFELAIVLLATYGFFNNNLVILFLSIFLMGIHSTFFGPIKYSVLPDHLYRNELLGANGFVEAGTFISILVGTIIGGYYTISGNLIITILIIIAIVGVVASYFMPKSNNSNCEIKINLNLFRESIEMIKYAKAKKQVYLAILGISWFWFISAAILAQIPSLAKDTFGADENVANLFLATFSIGVGVGSFWCSKILGNEITTKYVFVSAIGISIFGIDLFFASRISAVHYEPEQLKSIFVFLSKKHNWRIIIDLFFIAAIAGLYIVPLFAVLQYLSSSAHRSRIIAINNFVNAIFMAGSTVILSLLFYWEYSIPSVILFISLLNIVVAYYIYQLIPEVKIVPFAVNRAILKFLFDCMYRVEVKGIENFYKAGKRSVVTANHISYLDPALLATYLPEEMTFAINTTMAKVWWVKPFLTMAKTLPIDPTNAMAIKSLIREVQKDKKVAIFPEGRISITGSLMKIYEGPGMIAEKADATILPVRIDGTQFTHFSKLKNILKTRIFPKVTITVLPPVNSPTNQNMDNREKRKYIGQALYDIMVDMIFESSDYQNTIFQSLIDTAKAYGFNKKIIQDIDDKYVTYRQLILQSFTLANLIKQDTEVADYLGIMLPNMVETIIIFYAMQACCRRPVMIDYMSEVSNIVASCETTSVKTIYTSKQFVEKAGLQEAVVKILEVNIKVIYLEDLISKISLYLKIKAVIGSFFPQSYYSSMCNSYDDSDPAVVVFTSGTSATPKAVVLSHRNLQANRCQVLAKLHFSLDDFAFMALPLFHCFGLSGTIMMTLNGIPAFLYPSPLHYRSVPEVIYDIGATIMFGTDVFLHGYATYAHPYDFYSIRYVFASSEKLRKETTQLWLDKFGIRIFEGYGASETSPIIACNTPMHYRGGSVGRLMPKIEYYIKPINGIEEGGQLFIKGPNIMLGYMYSNNPGVIHPTSSEDLGLGWYDTGDIVKIDKDGYLTLLGRTQQFITIEEVNSLLLIEDLANMVDVDSRHVAVCPDDGNKDRQIFLFTTSQTMNRENFIEMMAKNAVYLKQNTASKSYLPVVISVKEIPILPIGKVNYRQITKMLENYRKVTTMLE; from the coding sequence ATGCCATCAAATCGATTATATTTATTTCGAGATACGCGTTTTTTGCCTATCTTTATAGTGCAATTTTGTGGTTGTCTGAATGATAGTATACTAAAAAATGCTTTAATTATATTAATTATCTATAAACTATCTAGTCAATTGATAGGATCAACCCAATTGCTTGTACTCGCTGCTAATACTATTTTTGTATTGCCTTTCGTCATATTTGCAAGTATTGCAGGACAAATAGCTGATAGGTATGAGCGATCAGCTTTAGTTAAAATTATTAAATTATTTGAACTCGCCATAGTGCTTCTTGCTACTTATGGATTTTTTAATAATAATTTAGTAATACTTTTTTTATCTATATTTCTTATGGGTATACATTCGACATTTTTTGGGCCAATTAAATACAGTGTTCTACCAGACCATTTATACCGGAATGAATTATTGGGAGCTAATGGATTCGTTGAGGCAGGAACATTTATTTCTATTTTAGTTGGTACTATTATTGGAGGATATTACACCATAAGTGGCAATTTAATAATCACTATTCTGATAATAATTGCTATAGTTGGCGTTGTTGCTAGTTATTTTATGCCAAAATCGAATAATTCTAACTGTGAAATCAAAATAAATTTAAATTTATTTCGTGAAAGTATAGAGATGATTAAATATGCTAAAGCTAAAAAGCAAGTATATCTGGCAATTCTTGGTATATCTTGGTTTTGGTTTATTAGTGCAGCAATACTTGCTCAAATTCCATCTCTTGCTAAAGATACTTTTGGAGCTGATGAAAATGTTGCTAATTTGTTCCTTGCAACATTTTCAATTGGAGTAGGGGTTGGTTCTTTTTGGTGTAGTAAGATTCTTGGAAATGAAATTACCACGAAATATGTTTTTGTCTCGGCGATTGGCATCAGTATATTTGGTATTGATTTATTCTTCGCCAGTCGAATTAGTGCGGTTCATTATGAACCGGAACAGTTAAAGAGTATATTTGTCTTTTTATCTAAAAAGCATAATTGGCGGATCATTATCGATTTATTTTTTATAGCTGCTATTGCGGGGCTATATATTGTTCCACTTTTTGCAGTATTACAATATTTGAGTTCTTCAGCTCATCGTAGTAGAATAATTGCTATAAATAATTTTGTTAATGCTATATTTATGGCTGGGTCTACTGTAATACTATCACTGTTATTCTATTGGGAATATTCAATACCATCTGTTATATTATTCATTAGCCTGCTTAACATAGTGGTCGCTTATTATATTTATCAATTAATTCCTGAAGTAAAAATAGTACCTTTTGCTGTCAATCGAGCTATTTTAAAATTTCTTTTTGATTGTATGTACAGAGTGGAAGTGAAAGGTATTGAAAATTTTTATAAAGCTGGCAAAAGATCAGTAGTTACCGCCAATCATATTTCATATCTTGATCCTGCATTACTTGCAACTTATCTACCTGAAGAGATGACTTTTGCCATTAATACAACTATGGCTAAAGTGTGGTGGGTAAAACCATTCTTAACAATGGCAAAAACTTTACCAATTGATCCTACTAATGCAATGGCTATAAAGAGCTTGATTAGGGAAGTACAAAAAGATAAAAAAGTTGCTATATTCCCTGAGGGAAGAATAAGTATTACTGGCTCCTTAATGAAGATATATGAAGGACCTGGCATGATTGCTGAGAAAGCTGATGCAACAATTTTACCTGTAAGAATAGATGGTACACAATTTACTCATTTTTCTAAACTTAAGAATATATTAAAAACACGGATATTTCCTAAGGTTACTATCACTGTTTTACCACCAGTAAATTCTCCTACTAATCAGAATATGGATAATAGGGAAAAACGTAAATATATAGGTCAAGCTCTCTATGATATCATGGTTGATATGATATTTGAAAGCTCCGATTACCAGAATACCATATTTCAGTCTCTCATTGATACAGCAAAAGCTTATGGTTTTAACAAAAAAATAATCCAAGATATTGATGATAAGTATGTTACCTATCGTCAATTAATATTACAATCTTTTACTTTAGCAAATTTAATAAAACAGGATACAGAAGTAGCTGACTATCTAGGTATTATGCTACCTAATATGGTTGAAACTATTATTATTTTTTATGCTATGCAAGCCTGCTGCCGTCGACCAGTGATGATTGATTATATGAGTGAGGTTAGCAATATAGTAGCTTCGTGTGAAACAACTTCAGTAAAAACAATATATACTTCAAAACAATTTGTTGAAAAAGCTGGTTTACAAGAAGCGGTGGTAAAGATTTTGGAAGTTAATATAAAAGTTATTTACCTTGAAGATTTAATATCAAAAATTAGTTTATATTTAAAAATTAAGGCGGTGATTGGTAGCTTCTTTCCACAGAGTTATTATAGCAGTATGTGTAATAGTTATGATGACAGTGATCCAGCAGTTGTAGTATTTACTTCAGGTACTTCGGCAACTCCTAAAGCTGTAGTCTTATCACATAGAAACCTGCAAGCTAATAGATGCCAGGTTTTAGCTAAGTTACATTTTAGTCTAGATGATTTTGCCTTTATGGCTTTACCATTATTTCACTGTTTTGGTTTATCTGGTACAATAATGATGACACTTAACGGTATACCAGCATTTTTATATCCTTCTCCTTTGCATTATCGGAGTGTTCCTGAGGTAATATATGATATCGGAGCAACGATTATGTTTGGTACGGATGTATTTTTACATGGTTATGCCACCTATGCTCACCCTTATGATTTTTATTCTATAAGATATGTGTTTGCTAGTAGTGAGAAACTGAGAAAAGAAACAACGCAATTATGGCTTGATAAGTTTGGTATAAGAATTTTTGAAGGGTATGGTGCGTCTGAAACATCTCCAATAATAGCGTGTAATACTCCAATGCATTATCGTGGTGGAAGTGTAGGCCGCTTGATGCCCAAAATAGAATATTATATTAAACCAATTAACGGAATAGAAGAAGGGGGGCAGCTATTTATCAAGGGACCAAATATTATGCTTGGCTATATGTACTCTAATAATCCTGGGGTTATTCATCCTACATCATCAGAAGATTTGGGTCTAGGTTGGTATGATACTGGGGATATTGTAAAAATTGATAAAGATGGTTATCTTACCTTATTGGGTCGTACACAACAATTTATTACAATAGAAGAAGTAAACTCATTGCTATTAATAGAGGATTTAGCTAATATGGTTGATGTTGATAGTAGGCATGTAGCTGTTTGTCCTGATGATGGTAATAAAGACAGGCAAATTTTTCTCTTTACCACCAGTCAGACTATGAATAGAGAAAATTTTATAGAAATGATGGCTAAAAATGCAGTATATTTGAAACAAAATACTGCATCAAAAAGCTATTTACCAGTAGTTATTTCTGTTAAAGAAATACCAATTCTACCAATAGGTAAAGTAAATTATAGGCAAATAACTAAAATGCTTGAAAATTATAGAAAAGTCACTACAATGCTAGAATGA
- a CDS encoding DsbA family protein yields the protein MHNVISKVLLIIVVVLIALFAYKTIKTPNAVSATVSINTADQQLLEKKEAVEKIEQIVKEYLLKNPEVIIQSIEGLQRRKMQEMEIKTAEYIRNNKSEIENSPTSPVLGNTNGDITIVAFYDYSCGYCKKGSHFINQLIKSDANVKVVLQLYPLLGDASNYAATIALAVYKTTPDKFQDIHNGLMELKPITKESVEELLLANDLNLEVITEEINKGEVKNLLDKNVKLAKGLKIQGVPAYIVNGKLIAGMMDIEQLQKIIADIRSQNK from the coding sequence ATGCATAATGTTATTAGTAAAGTATTATTGATTATTGTCGTTGTCCTAATAGCATTATTTGCTTATAAAACTATTAAGACTCCTAATGCTGTTTCTGCTACGGTTTCGATTAACACTGCCGATCAGCAATTATTAGAAAAAAAAGAAGCAGTAGAAAAAATTGAGCAGATTGTAAAAGAATATTTACTAAAAAATCCTGAAGTAATAATTCAGTCAATAGAAGGTCTTCAGCGGCGTAAAATGCAGGAAATGGAAATAAAAACTGCTGAATATATCAGAAACAATAAATCTGAAATAGAAAATTCTCCTACATCTCCAGTGCTTGGTAATACTAATGGCGATATAACCATCGTTGCTTTTTATGATTATAGTTGTGGTTATTGTAAAAAAGGTAGTCATTTTATTAATCAGTTAATTAAATCAGATGCGAACGTTAAAGTTGTTTTGCAACTATACCCACTTCTTGGTGATGCATCTAATTATGCTGCAACTATTGCTTTGGCTGTTTATAAGACAACTCCTGATAAGTTTCAGGATATTCATAATGGTTTAATGGAGCTAAAACCTATTACCAAAGAATCTGTAGAAGAATTGCTACTAGCAAATGATTTAAATCTTGAAGTAATCACAGAAGAAATTAATAAAGGGGAGGTAAAAAATCTTCTTGACAAAAATGTTAAATTAGCAAAAGGCTTAAAGATACAGGGAGTTCCTGCCTATATTGTTAATGGTAAATTAATAGCGGGCATGATGGATATAGAACAATTACAAAAAATAATTGCCGATATAAGAAGTCAAAATAAATAA